Proteins co-encoded in one Hyla sarda isolate aHylSar1 chromosome 4, aHylSar1.hap1, whole genome shotgun sequence genomic window:
- the LOC130367122 gene encoding uncharacterized protein LOC130367122 isoform X2: MSLHCCCRVPGVSPTLRTSSSPGSTLSVVDIMSPSSRRYTRRSCWMTGRRARRSDDVEGERQPCRGSRHGADTEEAGNRPIGRWETGCGLPQIQPLLGDRWRETSGDLSFWRSHI; the protein is encoded by the exons atgtcgcttcattgctgttgccgcgtccccggggtgtccccgacgctccggacgtcttcttccccgggatccacgctctccgtcgtcgACAtcatgtcgccgtcatcacgtcgctacacacgccgctcctgttggatgacgggacggcgtgcgcgacgaagtgatgacgtcgaaggagagcgccagccatgcaggggatcccgacatggagcagacaccgaggaggcag GCAACCGTCCGATTGGAAGGTGGGAAACTGGTTGTGGACTTCCCCAAATACAACCACTCCTCGGAGATCGTTGGAGGGAAACTAGTGGAG ACCTCAGTTTCTGGAGGAGTCACATTTAA